The Pseudorhodobacter turbinis genome contains a region encoding:
- a CDS encoding precorrin-8X methylmutase — MPYKYETDGAAIYRQSFAMIRAEADLARFDADDEQVAVRMIHAAGMVDLAAHICFSSGFSAAARKALANGAPILCDARMVSEGITRARLPAENAVICTLHDPATPALAAKMGTTRSAAALELWRPHLAGAVVAIGNAPTALFHLLNMFEDPACPRPAAIIGCPVGFVGAVESKEVLWQAQPTPCCIVAGRLGGSAITVAAVNALASRSE; from the coding sequence ATGCCCTATAAATATGAAACCGACGGTGCCGCGATTTACCGGCAATCCTTTGCAATGATACGGGCCGAGGCCGATCTTGCACGTTTTGATGCGGATGATGAACAGGTCGCGGTGCGCATGATCCATGCCGCCGGGATGGTCGATCTGGCGGCGCATATCTGCTTTTCATCCGGGTTTTCCGCCGCCGCGCGCAAGGCTTTGGCAAACGGCGCGCCGATCTTATGCGATGCGCGTATGGTCAGCGAGGGCATCACCCGCGCGCGCCTGCCCGCCGAGAACGCTGTGATCTGCACCCTGCATGACCCCGCCACACCCGCCCTTGCCGCCAAGATGGGCACCACCAGATCCGCCGCCGCATTGGAGCTGTGGCGCCCCCATCTGGCGGGGGCCGTCGTCGCCATCGGCAATGCCCCCACCGCGTTGTTCCATCTGCTCAATATGTTTGAAGACCCCGCCTGCCCGCGCCCTGCCGCGATCATCGGCTGCCCTGTCGGCTTTGTCGGCGCGGTCGAAAGCAAAGAGGTGCTTTGGCAGGCGCAACCCACCCCCTGCTGCATCGTTGCGGGGCGTTTGGGTGGCAGTGCGATCACCGTGGCCGCCGTCAACGCCCTCGCGAGCCGTTCCGAATGA
- a CDS encoding cobalamin biosynthesis protein CobG, with amino-acid sequence MVDPIIQGWCPGSYRPMMAGDGLVVRVRPPLSQVSPAQLAALADLAEDHGTGVIEATSRANLQIRGVAEARFATLLAALDGLGLIAASAELEARSNLILSPHREDSVAEDIAHTLPKTLMDLPPLPAKFGFVIDTGAMRHLATTSGDIRVEGTKDALIVRADGAAAGRRVTDANAAVQACVDLARWFQETGGVGPDGRGRMRRHLAAGAVLPPAWANIPPPPTAAQMQAGSGAVGAGFGLFPAAALRQIARATSHPIRVTPFRLLVLRKADLTGLTHPDLILSPGTGLAAIHGCTGAPACPQATVQTRTTARALAPLLPAGKTLHVSGCAKGCALQRPADFTLVGRDGRFDLIRDGTVGAPPSQYGLAPDQLPLIFGPQNAL; translated from the coding sequence ATGGTTGACCCGATTATCCAAGGCTGGTGCCCCGGCAGCTATCGCCCGATGATGGCAGGTGACGGCTTGGTGGTGCGGGTGCGCCCGCCGCTGTCGCAGGTCTCGCCCGCGCAACTGGCCGCTTTGGCCGATCTGGCCGAAGATCACGGCACCGGCGTGATAGAGGCGACCTCACGCGCCAATCTGCAAATCCGGGGCGTGGCCGAGGCCCGCTTTGCCACGCTTTTGGCCGCACTTGACGGGCTGGGCCTGATCGCCGCCTCGGCCGAGCTGGAGGCCCGCAGCAACCTTATCCTTTCCCCCCACCGCGAGGATAGCGTGGCCGAGGATATCGCCCACACTTTGCCCAAAACCCTGATGGATCTGCCGCCCCTGCCCGCGAAATTCGGTTTTGTTATCGATACAGGCGCGATGCGGCATCTGGCCACCACCAGCGGCGACATAAGGGTGGAGGGCACCAAGGACGCGCTGATCGTGCGGGCGGACGGGGCAGCGGCGGGACGAAGGGTCACGGATGCGAACGCTGCGGTACAGGCCTGTGTTGATCTGGCGCGGTGGTTCCAAGAGACTGGCGGGGTCGGCCCTGACGGGCGAGGGCGGATGCGCCGTCATCTGGCCGCAGGGGCCGTTTTGCCCCCCGCATGGGCGAACATCCCGCCACCGCCAACCGCCGCCCAGATGCAGGCCGGATCGGGCGCGGTCGGGGCGGGCTTTGGCCTGTTTCCCGCCGCCGCCCTGCGCCAGATCGCACGTGCCACAAGCCACCCCATACGGGTTACCCCCTTCCGGCTGCTTGTGCTGCGCAAGGCCGATCTGACAGGCTTGACACATCCCGACCTTATCCTGTCGCCCGGTACGGGGCTGGCGGCGATCCACGGCTGCACAGGCGCACCCGCCTGCCCACAAGCCACCGTTCAAACCCGCACAACCGCCCGCGCGCTTGCGCCATTGTTGCCTGCGGGGAAAACACTTCATGTTTCGGGCTGTGCCAAGGGCTGTGCGCTCCAACGCCCTGCCGATTTCACCCTGGTCGGGCGGGATGGCCGCTTTGACCTTATCCGGGATGGCACGGTTGGTGCCCCCCCTTCACAATATGGCCTTGCGCCAGATCAACTTCCTCTCATCTTCGGACCCCAGAATGCCCTATAA
- a CDS encoding cobyrinate a,c-diamide synthase — MTDPYDRKLPGLMISAPASGTGKTTVMLGLLRALAEDGLVVQPFKSGPDYIDPAFHRAASGRASFNFDTWAMDPALLDAVSAQGTGADIAVAEGSMGLFDGVATRGQTGFGSSAETALRMGWPVILVIDVSGQAQSAAATALGFARYNPDLPFAGVILNRVASPRHERLARLGMEAAGIEVLGALPRRGDLSLPERHLGLIQAVEHPDLETAIAGYATFLRAHVDLERIKTLAQGHALGQGALPKPPAQRIALAQDAAFSFTYPHLLEGWRAAGAEILPFSPLADEAPDAAADLVWLPGGYPELHAGRLAAAAQFRAGLQHHAQSRPVHGECGGYMALGQALIDKDGVRHQMAGLLGLVTSYETRRFHLGYRRAVLRAGLPGFAAGHALRGHEFHYSTILEQPDAPLADVFDADGGPVTETGSIRGHASGTFFHLITAETS; from the coding sequence ATGACTGACCCCTATGACCGCAAACTTCCCGGCCTGATGATCTCGGCACCGGCTTCAGGCACAGGCAAGACCACCGTGATGCTGGGCCTGCTGCGCGCATTGGCCGAGGACGGGCTGGTGGTGCAGCCGTTCAAAAGCGGGCCGGATTATATCGACCCCGCCTTTCACCGCGCCGCCAGCGGACGGGCCTCGTTCAATTTTGATACTTGGGCGATGGACCCTGCACTGCTGGACGCGGTTTCGGCACAAGGGACGGGCGCGGATATCGCCGTGGCCGAAGGGTCGATGGGCTTGTTCGACGGGGTCGCCACACGCGGACAGACGGGCTTTGGTTCCAGCGCAGAGACGGCGCTGCGGATGGGCTGGCCTGTGATCTTGGTGATCGATGTCAGCGGACAGGCGCAATCGGCGGCGGCAACGGCGCTTGGCTTTGCGCGCTATAACCCCGACCTGCCCTTTGCGGGCGTAATCTTGAACCGTGTCGCCAGCCCCCGCCATGAGCGGCTGGCCCGCCTTGGCATGGAGGCTGCAGGCATTGAGGTGCTGGGCGCCCTGCCCCGGCGCGGTGATCTTTCCCTACCCGAGCGCCATCTGGGCCTGATCCAAGCGGTGGAGCACCCCGATCTGGAAACGGCGATTGCAGGCTATGCCACGTTCTTGCGCGCGCATGTCGATCTGGAACGGATCAAAACCTTGGCGCAGGGGCATGCGTTGGGGCAAGGCGCGCTGCCCAAACCACCGGCACAACGGATCGCCTTGGCACAGGATGCGGCGTTCTCCTTTACCTACCCGCATTTGCTGGAAGGGTGGCGCGCAGCAGGGGCCGAGATTTTGCCGTTTTCTCCCCTTGCCGATGAGGCACCGGATGCGGCGGCCGATCTGGTCTGGCTGCCCGGCGGTTATCCCGAATTGCATGCAGGGCGGTTGGCCGCAGCGGCGCAGTTTCGGGCCGGATTGCAGCACCATGCGCAAAGCCGCCCCGTGCATGGCGAGTGCGGTGGCTATATGGCATTGGGACAGGCGCTGATCGACAAGGACGGGGTGCGCCACCAGATGGCCGGTCTTTTGGGCCTTGTGACCAGCTATGAAACCCGCCGCTTTCACTTGGGCTACCGTCGCGCGGTCTTGCGCGCGGGCCTGCCCGGCTTTGCCGCCGGTCACGCCCTGCGCGGGCATGAGTTCCACTATTCCACCATTCTGGAACAACCCGACGCGCCGCTTGCCGATGTCTTTGATGCCGATGGCGGGCCGGTTACGGAAACCGGATCAATTCGTGGCCATGCCAGCGGCACCTTCTTTCACCTTATTACAGCAGAGACATCATGA
- the cobM gene encoding precorrin-4 C(11)-methyltransferase: MTVHFIGAGPGAPDLLTLRGRDLIAACPVCLYAGSLVPEAVLDHCPKGARIVNTASLDLDAIIAEIRAADQAGLDVARLHSGDLSVWSAMGEQIRRLRAEGIAFTVTPGVPAFAAAAAALGAELTLPGVAQSLVLTRTPGRASSMPPKETLVNFAATGATLAIHLSIQNAAQVVADLAPDYGGDCPVAIVWRASWPDQRIIRTTIAGLASAIPEGVTRTALILVGPALAQEGFGESCLYAADYDRRYRPQSANSPWAEWTDGDD, translated from the coding sequence ATGACCGTACATTTCATCGGCGCCGGCCCCGGCGCACCCGACCTGCTTACCTTACGTGGTCGCGATCTGATCGCCGCCTGTCCGGTCTGTCTTTATGCCGGATCTCTGGTCCCCGAGGCCGTTCTGGACCATTGCCCAAAAGGCGCGCGGATCGTGAACACCGCCTCCCTTGATCTGGATGCCATCATCGCAGAAATTCGCGCGGCCGATCAGGCCGGGCTTGACGTGGCGCGGCTGCATTCGGGGGATCTGTCGGTCTGGTCCGCGATGGGCGAGCAAATCCGGCGACTGCGTGCCGAGGGTATTGCCTTTACCGTCACCCCCGGCGTGCCAGCCTTTGCTGCTGCTGCTGCCGCGCTTGGGGCGGAATTGACGCTGCCGGGTGTGGCGCAATCGCTGGTCCTGACGCGCACACCGGGGCGGGCCTCCTCTATGCCGCCCAAGGAAACGCTGGTGAATTTCGCCGCCACGGGGGCCACGCTGGCGATCCACCTGTCGATCCAGAACGCAGCGCAAGTGGTGGCCGATCTTGCGCCTGACTACGGCGGGGATTGCCCCGTCGCAATCGTTTGGCGTGCAAGCTGGCCAGATCAGCGCATCATCCGCACCACCATAGCAGGGCTTGCCTCCGCAATCCCCGAAGGTGTCACCCGCACCGCGTTGATCCTTGTGGGGCCTGCCTTGGCACAAGAAGGGTTTGGCGAAAGCTGCCTTTATGCGGCGGATTATGACCGGCGTTACCGCCCGCAATCGGCAAACAGCCCTTGGGCAGAATGGACAGATGGAGATGACTGA
- a CDS encoding cobalamin biosynthesis protein, producing the protein MIIAGFGFRAGASAASLRNALVQAADGHRPDCLATAAAKAQSAAFQQLVTETGLPFRAVPAHDLAAINTPTQSAAAQTSHGTGSVAEAAALAAAGPQARLLAPRIISTDRQATCALAMTEDP; encoded by the coding sequence ATGATCATCGCGGGATTTGGGTTCAGGGCAGGTGCCAGCGCCGCAAGCCTACGCAACGCGCTGGTGCAGGCCGCAGACGGGCATAGGCCGGACTGTCTGGCCACCGCCGCGGCCAAGGCCCAATCCGCCGCGTTTCAACAGCTTGTCACCGAAACCGGCCTGCCCTTTCGCGCCGTTCCCGCCCATGATCTGGCCGCCATAAACACCCCGACCCAAAGTGCAGCCGCACAAACAAGCCATGGCACCGGCAGCGTCGCCGAGGCCGCAGCCCTTGCTGCCGCCGGCCCCCAAGCGCGACTGCTTGCACCGCGCATCATCTCAACCGACCGGCAGGCCACCTGTGCCCTTGCCATGACAGAGGACCCATGA
- the cobJ gene encoding precorrin-3B C(17)-methyltransferase translates to MTGWLVIAGLGPGSDAMVTPEVTQALAEASDVIGYIPYVARIAPRPGLTLHPTDNRVEMDRARHALALAAGGARVVVVSSGDPGVFAMASAIFEAVEAGDPQWRALDIRVLPGITAMLAAAARAGAPLGHDFCTINLSDNLKPWAVIEQRLRLAVGADFAMAFYNPRSASRPEGFARTLELLQQACNDARPVIFARAVSTSEEVLTVVPLPEARPEMADMRTMVIVGSSRTRMIARDGVPFVYTPRSIPK, encoded by the coding sequence ATGACGGGCTGGTTGGTTATTGCGGGCCTCGGGCCCGGATCGGATGCGATGGTCACGCCCGAGGTCACCCAAGCCTTGGCCGAGGCCAGTGATGTCATCGGCTATATCCCCTATGTCGCGCGGATTGCACCGCGACCGGGCCTGACCCTGCACCCCACCGACAACCGCGTCGAGATGGACCGCGCCCGCCACGCCCTTGCCCTTGCGGCCGGGGGGGCGCGGGTGGTTGTGGTCAGCTCGGGCGATCCGGGGGTCTTCGCCATGGCCTCGGCTATTTTTGAGGCTGTCGAGGCCGGTGATCCGCAATGGCGCGCGCTGGATATCCGCGTGTTGCCCGGCATCACGGCGATGCTTGCGGCGGCGGCACGGGCTGGCGCGCCCTTGGGGCATGATTTTTGCACGATCAACCTGAGCGACAACCTCAAACCCTGGGCAGTGATAGAGCAACGCTTGCGCCTTGCGGTCGGGGCGGATTTCGCCATGGCCTTTTACAACCCGCGTTCGGCCAGCCGTCCCGAGGGGTTTGCCCGCACGCTGGAGCTGTTGCAACAGGCCTGCAATGATGCCCGGCCGGTGATCTTTGCCCGCGCCGTCTCTACCTCCGAAGAGGTGTTGACCGTGGTCCCCCTGCCCGAGGCGCGCCCAGAGATGGCCGATATGCGCACCATGGTGATCGTGGGTTCATCGCGCACACGGATGATTGCGCGCGACGGCGTGCCCTTTGTCTACACGCCAAGGTCGATCCCGAAATGA
- the cobI gene encoding precorrin-2 C(20)-methyltransferase has protein sequence MRPGVIHGVGLGPGAVDLLSVRADRLVRNAKHIAFFRKAGRAGRARKIVEGMLRADVTEFAMEYPVTTEIPLDDPAYNATLSAFYEECTAHLRALAATGEDVVVLSEGDPFFYGSFMHLYERLKDSNRVEVVPAITGMSAAWTATGLPITWGDDILTVLAGTLPMEDLIRGMSGADAIVVMKIGRNIDKVVEALKTSGRYDAAWLVEFASMEEQRVTPLREATARITPYFSIILVHGQGRRP, from the coding sequence ATGAGGCCCGGCGTCATTCATGGTGTGGGCCTCGGCCCCGGTGCGGTTGATCTGCTGAGCGTGCGGGCCGACCGTCTGGTGCGCAATGCCAAACATATCGCCTTTTTCCGCAAGGCCGGTCGTGCAGGGCGCGCGCGCAAGATCGTTGAGGGCATGCTGCGCGCCGATGTCACCGAATTCGCGATGGAATATCCGGTCACAACCGAGATCCCGCTGGACGATCCGGCCTATAACGCCACGCTTTCCGCATTCTATGAGGAGTGCACCGCCCATCTGCGCGCCCTCGCCGCGACCGGTGAGGATGTCGTGGTGCTGTCCGAAGGGGACCCGTTTTTCTACGGCTCTTTCATGCATCTTTATGAACGGTTGAAGGACAGCAATCGGGTTGAGGTCGTCCCCGCGATCACCGGCATGTCGGCGGCCTGGACCGCGACGGGCCTGCCGATCACTTGGGGCGATGATATCCTGACCGTGCTGGCGGGCACCCTACCCATGGAAGACCTGATCCGTGGCATGTCGGGTGCAGATGCCATCGTGGTGATGAAAATCGGGCGCAACATCGACAAGGTGGTAGAGGCGCTGAAAACCTCGGGACGTTATGATGCTGCATGGCTGGTGGAATTCGCCAGCATGGAGGAACAGCGCGTCACCCCCCTGCGCGAGGCAACCGCACGCATCACGCCCTATTTCTCGATCATCCTTGTCCATGGTCAGGGGCGGCGACCATGA
- the cbiE gene encoding precorrin-6y C5,15-methyltransferase (decarboxylating) subunit CbiE, whose translation MVETPWLTIIGLGEDGPEGLSPASRDALTQAKVVMGPPRHLALLGETLAKQVEWPVPFADGLPLLLALRGQRVVVLASGDPFCFGAGSVIAAHLDRREWRAFPTPSTFSLAAAQLGWRLEETLCLGLHAAPLARLRPHLASGARAIVLLRDGHAPHALAAWLCAQGFGETRMTVMESLGGPRQRITNAPAQALPNRDFAHPLCVALEVAGNGPALPRSSGIDDSFFETDGQITKRPIRALTLSVLEPRAGLRLWDIGGGSGSIAVEWLLTHPTTQAVAIEPRADRAATIRRNADRLGVDRLQIVEGHAPKALADLPRPDAVFIGGGLSDGMLDHLTTTLPQGTRLVANAVTLESEALLASAQARLGGTLLRIELARAAPLGSKRGWKASYPVVQWAVVL comes from the coding sequence ATGGTTGAAACCCCTTGGCTGACAATCATCGGACTTGGCGAAGATGGACCGGAGGGGCTGTCCCCCGCAAGCCGTGATGCGCTGACGCAGGCCAAAGTTGTGATGGGCCCACCCCGCCATCTGGCATTATTGGGCGAAACCTTGGCCAAACAGGTGGAATGGCCGGTGCCTTTTGCGGATGGGCTGCCGTTGCTGCTGGCTTTGCGCGGGCAGCGGGTGGTTGTGCTGGCCTCGGGTGATCCGTTTTGTTTTGGTGCGGGCAGCGTCATCGCCGCCCATCTTGACCGCCGCGAATGGCGCGCATTTCCTACCCCCTCGACCTTTTCCCTTGCCGCTGCACAACTTGGCTGGCGGTTGGAGGAAACGCTATGCTTGGGCTTGCACGCCGCCCCGCTGGCGCGCCTGCGCCCGCATCTGGCAAGCGGCGCGCGTGCGATTGTGCTGTTAAGGGATGGCCACGCGCCGCACGCGCTAGCCGCATGGCTTTGCGCCCAAGGGTTTGGCGAAACCCGCATGACGGTGATGGAATCCCTTGGCGGTCCAAGGCAACGGATCACGAATGCGCCCGCGCAGGCCCTACCGAACCGTGATTTCGCACACCCGCTTTGTGTCGCGCTAGAGGTTGCAGGCAACGGCCCCGCCCTGCCTCGCAGCAGCGGCATCGACGACAGCTTTTTTGAGACCGACGGCCAGATCACCAAACGCCCGATCCGCGCGCTGACCCTCTCTGTGCTGGAACCGCGTGCGGGGCTGCGGCTGTGGGATATCGGCGGCGGGTCCGGCTCTATCGCGGTTGAATGGCTTTTGACACATCCAACGACCCAAGCCGTGGCGATAGAGCCGCGTGCCGACCGTGCCGCCACCATCCGCCGCAATGCCGACCGGCTGGGCGTCGACCGTTTGCAGATCGTCGAAGGTCACGCCCCCAAGGCATTGGCCGATCTGCCCCGCCCTGATGCGGTCTTTATCGGTGGCGGGTTGTCGGATGGGATGTTGGACCATCTGACAACAACATTACCCCAAGGCACACGGCTGGTCGCCAATGCCGTCACGCTGGAATCCGAGGCATTACTGGCCTCTGCGCAGGCCCGCCTGGGCGGAACATTGCTGCGGATCGAACTGGCGCGCGCCGCGCCCTTGGGCAGCAAACGCGGCTGGAAGGCCAGCTATCCGGTCGTGCAATGGGCGGTGGTGCTATGA
- a CDS encoding cobalt-precorrin-6A reductase — protein MPLNLLILGGTTEAAALCRRIAALGLPATVSLAGRVAAPAPLALPQRVGGFGGAKGLAEYIRTHRITHLIDATHPFAANISANAVEASAVTRIPLVALTRPAWQPQPQDNWQVVPDMPAAVAALDRLSARVFLAVGRMHLADFAAHPQHFYLLRLIDPPQTPLPFPHHHALISRGPFTEAADMALLTDHRIDLIVSKNSGGSGAIAKIAAARALGLPVLMIDRPAIPPRAEVSSVDDVLAWLAHFGIDLGV, from the coding sequence ATGCCGCTCAACCTTCTGATCCTCGGCGGCACGACTGAGGCCGCCGCCCTGTGTCGCCGTATTGCCGCGCTGGGCCTGCCCGCCACCGTCAGCCTTGCGGGGCGGGTGGCAGCCCCCGCACCCTTGGCCTTGCCGCAGCGGGTTGGCGGTTTCGGGGGGGCAAAGGGGTTGGCAGAGTATATCCGCACCCACCGCATCACCCACCTGATCGACGCCACCCATCCTTTTGCCGCCAATATCAGCGCAAATGCGGTCGAGGCAAGTGCCGTGACCCGGATCCCGCTGGTCGCCCTGACCCGCCCCGCTTGGCAACCGCAGCCGCAAGATAATTGGCAGGTGGTGCCCGATATGCCCGCCGCTGTCGCCGCGCTGGACCGCCTGTCTGCGCGGGTGTTTCTGGCCGTCGGGCGTATGCATCTGGCGGATTTCGCCGCCCATCCGCAGCATTTCTACCTGTTGCGCCTGATTGATCCGCCGCAAACGCCCTTGCCGTTCCCGCATCATCACGCCCTGATTTCGCGCGGCCCCTTTACCGAGGCTGCGGATATGGCCTTGCTGACCGATCACCGTATTGACCTGATCGTGTCGAAAAATTCGGGCGGCAGCGGGGCCATTGCCAAGATCGCAGCCGCCCGTGCGCTTGGCCTGCCGGTTTTGATGATCGATCGGCCTGCCATTCCCCCGCGAGCGGAGGTAAGCTCTGTCGATGATGTGCTGGCGTGGTTGGCTCATTTCGGGATCGACCTTGGCGTGTAG